One genomic window of Equus caballus isolate H_3958 breed thoroughbred chromosome 6, TB-T2T, whole genome shotgun sequence includes the following:
- the C1QL4 gene encoding complement C1q-like protein 4 isoform X2 codes for MVLLLLVAIPLLVQSSRGPAHYEMLGRCRMVCDPHGPRGPGTDGAPASVPPYPPGTKGEMGRRGKAGLRGPPGPPGPRGPPGEPGKPGPPGPPGPGPGGVAPPAGYVPRIAFYAGLRRPHEGYEVLRFDDVVTNVGNAYEAASGKFTCPMPGVYFFAYHVLMRGGDGTSMWADLMKNGQVRASAIAQDADQNYDYASNSVILHLDVGDEVFIKLDGGKVHGGNTNKL; via the exons ATGGTGCTGCTTCTGCTGGTGGCCATTCCACTGCTGGTGCAGAGCTCCCGCGGGCCGGCGCACTACGAGATGCTGGGTCGCTGCCGCATGGTGTGCGACCCGCATGGGCCTCGAGGCCCAGGGACCGACGGCGCGCCAGCCTCCGTGCCCCCTTACCCGCCGGGCACCAAGGGAGAGATGGGCCGGCGCGGGAAGGCAGGTCTGCGAGGACCCCCGGGACCGCCAGGTCCCAGAGGGCCTCCAGGAGAGCCCGGCAAGCCAGGTCCCCCGGGCCCTCCCGGCCCAGGCCCGGGCGGGGTGGCACCCCCTGCTGGCTATGTGCCTCGCATTGCCTTCTACGCGGGCCTGCGGAGGCCACACGAAGGTTATGAGGTGCTGCGCTTCGACGACGTGGTGACCAACGTGGGCAACGCTTATGAGGCGGCCAGTGGCAAGTTCACCTGCCCCATGCCAGGTGTCTACTTCTTTGCTTACCATGTGCTCATGCGCGGCGGCGACGGCACCAGCATGTGGGCGGACCTGATGAAGAATGGACAG GTCCGGGCCAGCGCCATTGCTCAGGACGCGGACCAGAACTACGACTATGCCAGCAACAGCGTCATCCTGCACCTTGACGTGGGTGACGAAGTCTTCATCAAGCTGGACGGGGGGAAGGTGCACGGCGGTAACACCAACAA GCTCTAA
- the C1QL4 gene encoding complement C1q-like protein 4 isoform X1, with amino-acid sequence MVLLLLVAIPLLVQSSRGPAHYEMLGRCRMVCDPHGPRGPGTDGAPASVPPYPPGTKGEMGRRGKAGLRGPPGPPGPRGPPGEPGKPGPPGPPGPGPGGVAPPAGYVPRIAFYAGLRRPHEGYEVLRFDDVVTNVGNAYEAASGKFTCPMPGVYFFAYHVLMRGGDGTSMWADLMKNGQVRASAIAQDADQNYDYASNSVILHLDVGDEVFIKLDGGKVHGGNTNKYSTFSGFIIYPD; translated from the exons ATGGTGCTGCTTCTGCTGGTGGCCATTCCACTGCTGGTGCAGAGCTCCCGCGGGCCGGCGCACTACGAGATGCTGGGTCGCTGCCGCATGGTGTGCGACCCGCATGGGCCTCGAGGCCCAGGGACCGACGGCGCGCCAGCCTCCGTGCCCCCTTACCCGCCGGGCACCAAGGGAGAGATGGGCCGGCGCGGGAAGGCAGGTCTGCGAGGACCCCCGGGACCGCCAGGTCCCAGAGGGCCTCCAGGAGAGCCCGGCAAGCCAGGTCCCCCGGGCCCTCCCGGCCCAGGCCCGGGCGGGGTGGCACCCCCTGCTGGCTATGTGCCTCGCATTGCCTTCTACGCGGGCCTGCGGAGGCCACACGAAGGTTATGAGGTGCTGCGCTTCGACGACGTGGTGACCAACGTGGGCAACGCTTATGAGGCGGCCAGTGGCAAGTTCACCTGCCCCATGCCAGGTGTCTACTTCTTTGCTTACCATGTGCTCATGCGCGGCGGCGACGGCACCAGCATGTGGGCGGACCTGATGAAGAATGGACAG GTCCGGGCCAGCGCCATTGCTCAGGACGCGGACCAGAACTACGACTATGCCAGCAACAGCGTCATCCTGCACCTTGACGTGGGTGACGAAGTCTTCATCAAGCTGGACGGGGGGAAGGTGCACGGCGGTAACACCAACAAGTACAGCACCTTCTCTGGCTTCATCATCTACCCGGACTGA